A single window of Modestobacter italicus DNA harbors:
- a CDS encoding MBL fold metallo-hydrolase: MPTPTITPVLVAHLVAEGELMPVYVHVIDHPDGRVLVDTGMTELHPAGADLDPRLVPLSEQADFDLAGIDLVVNTHLHFDHCGGNHLFAGKPVYVQRRELDDARSLEDYTIRAWVEAPGVQYVPVDGEHELLPGVRLVPAPGHTAGSQVVVVETGGRPAVIGGDMAVWFGELDEPRDEGQRLVRAMEPELVWLSHTDEPWRPPA, translated from the coding sequence ATGCCGACCCCGACCATCACGCCGGTCCTCGTGGCGCACCTGGTCGCCGAGGGCGAGCTGATGCCGGTCTACGTGCACGTCATCGACCACCCGGACGGGCGGGTGCTCGTCGACACCGGCATGACCGAGCTGCACCCGGCGGGGGCGGACCTGGACCCGCGGCTGGTCCCGCTGAGCGAGCAGGCCGACTTCGACCTGGCTGGCATCGACCTCGTCGTCAACACGCACCTGCACTTCGACCACTGCGGCGGCAACCACCTGTTCGCCGGCAAGCCCGTCTACGTGCAGCGCCGCGAGCTCGACGACGCGCGCAGCCTGGAGGACTACACGATCCGCGCGTGGGTCGAGGCGCCTGGCGTGCAGTACGTGCCGGTCGACGGCGAGCACGAGCTGCTGCCGGGGGTCCGGCTGGTCCCGGCGCCCGGCCACACGGCGGGCTCGCAGGTGGTCGTCGTCGAGACAGGCGGGCGGCCCGCCGTCATCGGCGGTGACATGGCGGTCTGGTTCGGCGAGCTCGACGAGCCGCGCGACGAGGGCCAGCGGCTGGTGCGCGCGATGGAGCCCGAGCTGGTCTGGCTGTCGCACACCGACGAGCCATGGCGGCCGCCGGCCTGA
- a CDS encoding sensor histidine kinase: MGLRARIWPGLRTRGVVLEVAIAVLSTGAVSAGAATGDRGPVSVAVFAALTAVTFLLLLTLRRRAPFLPFLLSAVLSVLSPAINGALTPLSYAVGRYDGRWPVRCVAAVAGTVVVAQPWAGGEAGEQVSRWLGGAVLVLLPGAVGVYVRTRALLLAALRDRAEKAEAERELLARDAVLTERTRIAREMHDAVGHRVSLMVLQAGAIEMAAADQDRVQQLAGQVQTAGRQALDELRQMVGVLRAEDGDEAAPLGPQPGVADLPTLVAQSRDAGMVVELTGPPEGAAAVDPVADRAAYRIVQESLTNAGKHAPGAAVRVCVERRQGELVVRVTNGPPPAPADGAPSGGYGLVGLGERVRTLGGRLTTGPRLDGGFEVEAVLPT, translated from the coding sequence ATGGGGCTCCGGGCGCGCATCTGGCCGGGTCTCCGCACGCGCGGGGTGGTGCTCGAGGTCGCCATCGCGGTGCTGAGCACGGGAGCGGTCAGCGCGGGCGCCGCGACGGGCGACCGCGGGCCGGTGTCGGTGGCCGTGTTCGCCGCGCTGACCGCCGTCACCTTCCTCCTGCTGCTCACGTTGCGCCGTCGGGCCCCGTTCCTGCCGTTCCTGCTCAGCGCCGTCCTGTCGGTGCTCTCCCCGGCGATCAACGGCGCCCTGACGCCGCTGTCCTACGCGGTGGGCCGGTACGACGGGCGCTGGCCGGTCCGGTGCGTCGCGGCGGTGGCCGGGACGGTCGTGGTCGCCCAGCCGTGGGCCGGCGGCGAGGCCGGTGAGCAGGTCAGCCGGTGGCTCGGCGGCGCGGTGCTGGTGCTGCTGCCCGGCGCGGTCGGGGTGTACGTGCGCACCCGCGCCCTGCTGCTGGCTGCGCTGCGCGACCGTGCCGAGAAGGCGGAGGCCGAGCGCGAGCTGCTGGCCCGCGACGCCGTCCTCACCGAGCGGACCCGCATCGCCCGGGAGATGCACGACGCCGTCGGCCACCGGGTGAGCCTCATGGTCCTGCAGGCCGGTGCCATCGAGATGGCCGCAGCCGACCAGGACCGCGTCCAGCAGCTGGCCGGGCAGGTGCAGACGGCCGGCCGGCAGGCGCTCGACGAGCTGCGCCAGATGGTCGGCGTCCTGCGCGCCGAGGACGGCGACGAGGCCGCGCCGCTGGGCCCGCAGCCGGGGGTGGCCGACCTGCCGACGCTGGTCGCCCAGTCCCGGGACGCCGGGATGGTGGTGGAGCTGACCGGCCCGCCCGAGGGTGCCGCCGCCGTCGACCCGGTCGCCGACCGGGCGGCGTACCGGATCGTCCAGGAGTCGCTGACGAACGCCGGCAAGCACGCCCCCGGTGCGGCGGTGCGGGTGTGCGTCGAGCGGCGGCAGGGCGAGCTGGTCGTCCGCGTCACCAACGGTCCCCCGCCCGCGCCGGCGGACGGCGCGCCGAGCGGCGGCTACGGATTGGTGGGGTTGGGTGAGCGGGTGCGCACCCTGGGCGGCCGGCTGACCACCGGCCCACGACTGGACGGCGGGTTCGAGGTCGAGGCGGTGCTGCCGACGTGA
- the dnaG gene encoding DNA primase, producing the protein MAGRGRIRAADIATVRERAKIDEIIGEHLQLKRAGGGSLKGLCPFHDEKSPSFNVTPSRNLFHCLAGETGVLTEDGTIPIRELAGKTVRVLNGDGGWVEAPFKSYGVQRLMRMTLTRNGRTKVVHATDEHRWFVPSGALRQHRREKLTKDLQPGDRLSHSLPAARELVAAGAAAGGGRMDVPARGTVGGDLDWVVQSVEWSDRVEEVFCAEVPGTHAFTLEDDLLTGNCFGCGEGGDVIAFIQKIDHLSFTEAVELLAGRTGVQLQYEDDGGRATAGPNRAQAGQRARLVAANTAAADFYAAQLMTPEAAPARTFLAERGFDRQVALDFGCGYAPGGWDTLTRHLRGLGYTQEELVTGGLAKESSRGTLIDRFHRRLLWPIRDLTGDVIGFGARKLMDDDQGPKYLNTPETPLYKKSTVLYGVERAKRDIARSHQAVVVEGYTDVMACHVAGVTTAVASCGTAFGAEHINVLRRLLMDQDEFRGEVIYTFDGDAAGQAAAMKSFKEDQRFVAQTFVAVEQEGRDPCELRQAHGDAAVRDLIARRTPLIEFVLRTTLDGYDLDTVEGRVAALDKTAPLLAQIKDHALRPAYARRLAGLLGLPDETDVVARVRQLAGDSGGEQRPRSRPRAAQRSPEDAAREVEREAVKAALQCPEIAGPDFDAVAPSAYTDPDYAAVAAGVAGAGGAAGATTSGPAWLEEVSAHVDRDSAKGMLTALAVEPMHSVGENDPGYVNALMARLQLMATDREVVAVKGKLQRTNPVEAQDEYMRAFKKLIDLEQLARSLRARAAGGL; encoded by the coding sequence ATGGCCGGCCGGGGGCGGATCCGCGCCGCGGACATCGCGACGGTCCGCGAGCGGGCCAAGATCGACGAGATCATCGGCGAGCACCTGCAGCTCAAGCGCGCCGGCGGCGGCAGCCTCAAGGGGCTGTGCCCGTTCCACGACGAGAAGTCGCCGTCCTTCAACGTCACCCCGTCGCGAAACCTGTTCCACTGCCTCGCGGGTGAGACCGGCGTGCTCACCGAAGACGGGACCATCCCGATCCGGGAGCTGGCCGGTAAGACGGTGCGCGTCCTCAACGGGGACGGCGGCTGGGTCGAGGCTCCGTTCAAGAGCTACGGCGTGCAGCGGCTGATGCGCATGACGCTCACCCGCAACGGCCGGACCAAGGTCGTCCACGCGACCGACGAGCACCGCTGGTTCGTGCCGTCCGGGGCCCTCCGGCAGCACCGCCGCGAGAAGCTGACCAAGGACCTCCAGCCCGGCGACCGGCTGTCGCACTCGTTGCCAGCAGCCCGCGAGCTCGTCGCTGCCGGCGCAGCCGCAGGCGGAGGCCGGATGGACGTCCCTGCACGTGGGACGGTCGGCGGCGACCTCGACTGGGTCGTGCAGTCGGTGGAGTGGAGCGACCGGGTCGAAGAGGTCTTCTGCGCGGAGGTGCCAGGGACCCACGCCTTCACGCTCGAGGACGACCTGCTCACCGGCAACTGCTTCGGTTGTGGGGAAGGCGGCGACGTCATCGCCTTCATCCAGAAGATCGACCACCTGTCCTTCACCGAGGCGGTCGAGCTGCTCGCCGGTCGCACCGGCGTGCAGCTGCAGTACGAGGACGACGGCGGTCGCGCCACCGCCGGCCCGAACCGGGCGCAGGCCGGGCAGCGGGCTCGGCTGGTCGCGGCCAACACCGCCGCCGCGGACTTCTACGCCGCCCAGCTGATGACCCCGGAGGCCGCGCCGGCGCGGACGTTCCTCGCCGAGCGCGGCTTTGACCGGCAGGTGGCGCTGGACTTCGGCTGCGGCTACGCCCCCGGCGGCTGGGACACCCTGACCCGGCACCTGCGCGGATTGGGCTACACCCAGGAGGAGCTGGTCACCGGCGGGCTGGCCAAGGAGTCCTCCCGGGGCACCCTCATCGACCGGTTCCACCGCCGGCTGCTGTGGCCGATCCGCGACCTCACCGGCGACGTCATCGGGTTCGGGGCGCGCAAGCTCATGGACGACGACCAGGGCCCCAAGTACCTGAACACCCCTGAGACGCCGCTGTACAAGAAGAGCACCGTCCTCTACGGCGTGGAGCGGGCCAAGCGGGACATCGCCCGCAGCCACCAGGCGGTCGTCGTCGAGGGCTACACCGACGTGATGGCCTGCCACGTGGCCGGCGTGACCACCGCGGTCGCCTCCTGCGGCACCGCGTTCGGCGCCGAGCACATCAACGTGCTGCGCCGGCTGCTGATGGACCAGGACGAGTTCCGCGGTGAGGTGATCTACACCTTCGACGGCGACGCGGCCGGGCAGGCGGCGGCGATGAAGTCCTTCAAGGAGGACCAGCGCTTCGTCGCGCAGACCTTCGTCGCGGTCGAGCAGGAGGGGCGCGACCCCTGCGAGCTGCGCCAGGCGCACGGCGACGCCGCCGTCCGCGACCTCATCGCCCGCCGGACGCCGCTGATCGAGTTCGTGCTGCGGACGACGCTGGACGGCTACGACCTGGACACCGTCGAGGGCCGGGTCGCCGCGCTGGACAAGACGGCGCCGCTGCTGGCCCAGATCAAGGACCACGCGCTCCGCCCCGCCTACGCCCGCCGGCTGGCCGGCCTGCTCGGCCTGCCCGACGAGACGGACGTCGTCGCCCGGGTGCGCCAGCTGGCCGGCGACAGCGGCGGCGAGCAGCGCCCGCGGTCCCGCCCGCGCGCCGCGCAGCGCTCCCCGGAGGACGCAGCCCGTGAGGTCGAACGGGAGGCGGTCAAGGCAGCGCTCCAGTGCCCGGAGATCGCCGGACCTGACTTCGACGCCGTGGCGCCGAGTGCGTACACCGACCCGGACTACGCGGCAGTGGCGGCCGGGGTCGCCGGCGCCGGGGGAGCGGCCGGGGCGACGACGTCCGGGCCGGCCTGGCTGGAGGAGGTCTCGGCGCACGTCGACCGGGACTCTGCGAAGGGGATGCTGACCGCGCTGGCGGTCGAGCCGATGCACAGCGTCGGGGAGAACGACCCCGGTTACGTCAACGCGCTGATGGCCCGGCTGCAGCTGATGGCCACCGACCGCGAGGTGGTGGCGGTGAAGGGCAAGCTGCAGCGCACCAACCCGGTCGAGGCGCAGGACGAGTACATGCGGGCGTTCAAGAAGCTCATCGACCTGGAGCAGCTGGCCCGGTCGCTGCGGGCGCGGGCGGCCGGCGGGCTGTGA
- a CDS encoding aldo/keto reductase — MEMITLNNGVQLPPIGFGVFQSSPEETTAAVRTALEVGYRHIDTAAAYGNERQVGEGIRASGVDRHEIVVETKIWVSDYGYDQTLHAFEKATRKLGFDTIDVLILHQPAPDRFEKTIAAYQALEQLHRDGRVRAIGVSNFMPHHLATLLDRTEIVPALNQIELHPYFQQRDVQAADAEHGIHDQSWSPIGGITFYPGFGDERRSVLDDETIGTVAAAHDRTPAQVMLRWHVQHGRNAIPKSTNPARIAENLAVFDFELTPDEMARIDALDTGRRGGPDPDGADTSRFERVIPED; from the coding sequence ATGGAGATGATCACGCTCAACAACGGCGTCCAGCTGCCGCCGATCGGCTTCGGGGTCTTCCAGAGCTCGCCCGAGGAGACGACGGCGGCGGTGCGTACCGCGCTCGAGGTCGGCTACCGGCACATCGACACCGCGGCCGCCTACGGCAACGAGCGGCAGGTGGGCGAGGGCATCCGCGCCTCCGGCGTCGACCGGCACGAGATCGTGGTGGAGACCAAGATCTGGGTCTCGGACTACGGGTACGACCAGACGCTGCACGCCTTCGAGAAGGCCACCCGCAAGCTCGGGTTCGACACGATCGACGTGCTGATCCTCCACCAGCCGGCGCCGGACCGGTTCGAGAAGACCATCGCGGCCTACCAGGCGCTCGAGCAGCTGCACCGGGACGGGAGGGTGCGGGCCATCGGGGTCAGCAACTTCATGCCGCACCACCTCGCGACCCTGCTCGACCGCACCGAGATCGTCCCGGCGCTGAACCAGATCGAGCTGCACCCGTACTTCCAGCAGCGCGACGTGCAGGCCGCGGACGCCGAGCACGGCATCCACGACCAGTCCTGGTCGCCGATCGGCGGCATCACCTTCTACCCGGGCTTCGGGGACGAACGGCGGAGCGTCCTGGACGACGAGACCATCGGCACCGTCGCCGCGGCGCACGACCGGACGCCGGCCCAGGTGATGCTGCGCTGGCACGTCCAGCACGGCCGCAACGCCATCCCGAAGTCGACGAACCCGGCGCGCATCGCCGAGAACCTCGCGGTGTTCGACTTCGAGCTGACGCCGGACGAGATGGCCAGGATCGACGCCCTGGACACCGGCCGCCGCGGCGGCCCGGACCCCGACGGTGCCGACACCTCGCGGTTCGAGCGGGTCATCCCGGAGGACTGA
- a CDS encoding ABC transporter ATP-binding protein — MITVSGLTKQYGGRTVVDDVSFALEPGTVTGFLGPNGAGKTTTMRMLAGLVPPTSGSALVDGRPYAALPNPGAVMGTLLDAAAVHPGRTGRTHLRLIADALGVPAARVDEVLELVDLTSAGHRRIKGYSLGMRQRLGIAAALLADPPVLVFDEPANGLDPEGIRWMRSLLRDHAARGGTVLLSSHLLGEVEHTVDRLLVIGGGRIVADGPVASLLGTDGVSVRAADAGALAGALSAAGFAVAHGADGALVVSGASPADVGAVAAAGGHALTDLRPLQRGLEDVFFSLTAA; from the coding sequence ATGATCACAGTCAGCGGACTGACCAAGCAGTACGGCGGGCGCACCGTCGTCGACGACGTCTCGTTCGCCCTCGAGCCCGGCACGGTGACCGGGTTCCTCGGGCCCAACGGCGCCGGGAAGACGACGACGATGCGCATGCTCGCCGGTCTGGTGCCGCCCACGTCCGGCTCGGCCCTGGTGGACGGGCGGCCCTACGCGGCCCTGCCCAACCCGGGCGCCGTGATGGGCACGCTGCTGGACGCCGCCGCCGTCCACCCCGGCCGGACCGGCCGCACCCACCTGCGGCTGATCGCGGACGCGCTCGGTGTGCCCGCCGCCCGGGTCGACGAGGTCCTCGAGCTGGTCGACCTGACGTCGGCCGGGCACCGGCGGATCAAGGGCTACTCCCTCGGCATGCGGCAGCGGCTGGGCATCGCCGCCGCACTGCTGGCCGACCCGCCGGTGCTGGTGTTCGACGAGCCGGCCAACGGGCTGGACCCGGAGGGCATCCGCTGGATGCGCTCCCTGCTGCGCGACCACGCCGCCCGGGGCGGCACGGTGCTGCTGTCCAGCCACCTGCTCGGCGAGGTCGAGCACACCGTCGACCGGCTGCTGGTCATCGGCGGCGGCCGGATCGTGGCCGACGGGCCGGTGGCCTCGCTGCTGGGCACCGACGGCGTCTCCGTCCGCGCCGCGGACGCCGGCGCCCTCGCCGGCGCGCTTTCCGCCGCGGGCTTCGCGGTGGCGCACGGAGCCGACGGTGCGCTGGTCGTCTCCGGTGCCTCGCCGGCCGACGTCGGGGCCGTCGCGGCCGCCGGCGGTCACGCGCTCACCGACCTCCGGCCGCTGCAGCGCGGCCTGGAGGACGTCTTCTTCTCCCTCACCGCCGCCTGA
- a CDS encoding hemerythrin domain-containing protein: MTTSTGDQDVVDILTTDHHEVMDLIGQIPGADPGQRRDLADTVIAELMRHSVAEEMYVYPAMKDHLPDGESRVQHDVEEHQELVEMMKELEDVDSADPKFLQTLGRLETVLRDHVSDEERDQFPLLRAHLSREQLVEIGGKVEAAKKAAPTRPHPSAPHSELFHKTLGPGVGLVDRLRDKLTGRPNKA; the protein is encoded by the coding sequence ATGACCACGAGCACCGGCGACCAGGACGTCGTCGACATCCTCACCACCGACCACCACGAGGTCATGGACCTGATCGGCCAGATCCCCGGGGCTGATCCTGGGCAGCGCCGGGACCTGGCCGACACCGTGATCGCCGAGCTGATGCGGCACTCGGTGGCCGAGGAGATGTACGTGTACCCGGCCATGAAGGACCACTTGCCGGACGGCGAGAGCAGGGTCCAGCACGACGTCGAGGAGCACCAGGAGCTCGTCGAGATGATGAAGGAACTGGAGGACGTCGACTCGGCGGACCCGAAGTTCCTGCAGACCCTCGGCCGCCTGGAGACGGTGCTGCGCGACCACGTCTCCGACGAGGAGCGCGACCAGTTCCCGTTGCTGCGCGCTCACCTGAGCCGGGAGCAACTGGTGGAAATCGGCGGCAAGGTCGAGGCCGCGAAGAAGGCCGCCCCGACTCGCCCACACCCGTCAGCCCCGCACAGCGAGCTGTTCCACAAGACGCTCGGACCGGGGGTCGGCCTCGTCGACCGGCTGCGCGACAAGCTGACAGGCCGGCCGAACAAGGCCTGA
- a CDS encoding ABC transporter permease subunit: MTTAVLPTSRPVVARRSSASLPAQVGLEVRKSLSTRSGVALVAAAALLAPAAMSVAVASSAGPLSSPTGPVVVTGMLSVLVLLALGVLSTAGEWTHGSVQTTYLLEPRRSRVLVAKALAVAAVGAVVAAVAAALATGVLALFGPSVPFDGVGRALLVVGIAGAVFALIGAGVGAALGNTPGALTGVYLLNLGVLPLLQTFQPALADDVDPGNAVLDLAQADDQAHAVTVLVVWVAVALVAGAAMTRRRAVQ; this comes from the coding sequence ATGACCACCGCCGTCCTCCCCACCTCCCGTCCCGTCGTCGCCCGCCGGTCGAGCGCCTCGCTGCCCGCCCAGGTCGGGTTGGAGGTCCGCAAGTCGCTGTCCACCCGGTCCGGCGTCGCGCTGGTCGCCGCCGCGGCGCTGCTCGCCCCCGCCGCGATGTCGGTGGCGGTCGCCTCCTCCGCCGGGCCGCTCAGCTCACCGACCGGCCCCGTGGTGGTGACCGGCATGCTGTCGGTGCTGGTCCTGCTCGCGCTCGGGGTGCTGTCCACGGCTGGTGAGTGGACCCACGGCAGCGTGCAGACCACCTACCTGCTCGAGCCCCGCCGGTCCCGCGTCCTGGTGGCCAAGGCCCTGGCGGTGGCCGCGGTCGGGGCCGTCGTGGCGGCGGTCGCCGCGGCGCTGGCGACCGGGGTGCTGGCGCTGTTCGGGCCGTCGGTGCCGTTCGACGGCGTCGGGCGGGCGCTGCTCGTGGTGGGCATCGCCGGTGCGGTGTTCGCGCTCATCGGCGCCGGGGTCGGCGCGGCGCTCGGCAACACCCCGGGCGCGCTGACCGGCGTCTACCTGCTCAACCTCGGCGTCCTGCCGCTGCTGCAGACGTTCCAGCCGGCGCTGGCCGACGACGTCGACCCGGGCAACGCGGTGCTCGACCTGGCGCAGGCCGACGACCAGGCGCACGCGGTCACCGTCCTGGTCGTCTGGGTGGCGGTCGCCCTGGTCGCCGGCGCGGCGATGACCCGCCGCCGCGCGGTCCAGTAG
- a CDS encoding response regulator transcription factor, producing the protein MSAIRVLLVDDEELVRFGLRTVLESVGGFEVVGEAGDGAAGVAAARELRPDVVLTDIRMPGMDGLAATRAILALPDPPQVAVLTTFHVDEYVYAALAAGAAGFLLKDTPPREIASAVRAVADGTATLSPAVTATLIDSYVDRRAAPRRAAALQRVATLSDREQEVLRLLGTGESNADLARRLIVSEATVKTYVSRLLTKLDLTNRTQAAILAHEAGLLEG; encoded by the coding sequence GTGAGCGCGATCCGGGTGCTGCTGGTCGACGACGAGGAGCTCGTGCGGTTCGGCCTGCGGACGGTGCTCGAGTCCGTCGGCGGGTTCGAGGTCGTCGGCGAGGCGGGGGACGGCGCGGCAGGGGTCGCGGCCGCCCGCGAGCTGCGCCCGGACGTCGTGCTGACCGACATCCGGATGCCGGGGATGGACGGGCTGGCCGCGACGCGCGCGATCCTCGCGCTGCCCGACCCGCCGCAGGTCGCCGTCCTGACGACCTTCCACGTCGACGAGTACGTGTACGCGGCCCTGGCGGCGGGCGCCGCCGGCTTCCTGCTCAAGGACACCCCGCCGCGGGAGATCGCCTCGGCGGTGCGGGCGGTCGCCGACGGCACGGCCACCCTCTCCCCCGCCGTCACCGCCACGCTGATCGACTCCTACGTCGACCGTCGAGCCGCCCCGCGCCGGGCTGCGGCGCTGCAGCGGGTGGCGACCCTGTCCGACCGCGAGCAGGAGGTGCTGCGGCTGCTCGGCACGGGTGAGTCGAACGCCGACCTCGCCCGGCGGCTGATCGTGAGCGAGGCGACGGTGAAGACCTACGTCTCCCGGCTGCTCACCAAGCTCGACCTGACCAACCGCACCCAGGCGGCGATCCTCGCCCACGAGGCGGGTCTGCTGGAGGGCTGA
- a CDS encoding adenylate/guanylate cyclase domain-containing protein — translation MPTTRYARSGGVNIAYQVVGTGPFDLLWVPGWVSNLEMSWEVPEYARFLTRLASFSRLILFDKRGTGLSDAVPIENLPDLDQRMDDVRAVLEAAGSTTAAILGASEGGNLSILFAATYPERVRALVLAATFVKRVWSPDYPWAPTPEEREQERVMLEREWSGDMGLADLAPGAVGDPALMRRIATFFRRRASPGAAVALNRMNTEIDTRSLLPALTAPTLVLCRRDDHGVSAEESRWIADQIPHARYVELPGDDHLPWLGDVDGLLDEVEVFLTGVRRGPDPDRRLATVLFTDIVGSTEKAAELGDRAWHELLEKHNAVVRRELDRFGGLEVDTAGDGFFATFDGPARAVRCACAVAEAVRALGLATRAGVHTGEVELVDGTVRGIAVHIGARIAAEAGPGEVLTSSTVKDLVAGSGLRFRERGAAQLKGVPGTWQNYLVEP, via the coding sequence ATGCCGACGACCCGCTACGCGCGGAGCGGCGGCGTCAACATCGCCTACCAGGTGGTCGGCACGGGGCCGTTCGACCTCCTCTGGGTGCCCGGCTGGGTCTCCAACCTCGAGATGAGCTGGGAGGTCCCGGAGTACGCGCGGTTCCTCACCCGGCTGGCCTCGTTCTCCCGGCTGATCCTGTTCGACAAGCGCGGCACGGGGCTCTCCGACGCGGTCCCGATCGAGAACCTGCCGGACCTCGACCAGCGGATGGACGACGTCCGGGCGGTCCTGGAGGCGGCCGGCTCGACGACCGCGGCGATCCTCGGCGCCTCCGAGGGCGGCAACCTCAGCATCCTGTTCGCCGCCACCTACCCCGAGCGCGTCCGCGCCCTGGTCCTGGCGGCGACCTTCGTCAAGCGCGTCTGGAGCCCCGACTACCCCTGGGCGCCGACGCCGGAGGAGCGCGAGCAGGAGCGCGTGATGCTGGAGCGGGAGTGGTCCGGTGACATGGGGCTGGCCGACCTCGCGCCCGGTGCGGTCGGTGACCCGGCGTTGATGCGCCGGATCGCGACGTTCTTCCGCCGCAGAGCGAGCCCCGGCGCCGCGGTGGCGCTCAACCGGATGAACACCGAGATCGACACGCGCTCGCTGCTGCCGGCGCTCACCGCGCCGACGTTGGTGCTCTGCCGGCGGGACGACCACGGGGTGAGCGCCGAGGAGTCGCGCTGGATCGCCGACCAGATCCCGCACGCCCGGTACGTCGAGCTGCCGGGCGACGACCACCTGCCCTGGCTGGGCGACGTGGACGGGCTGCTCGACGAGGTCGAGGTCTTCCTGACCGGGGTCCGCCGCGGGCCGGACCCGGACCGCAGGCTCGCCACCGTGCTGTTCACCGACATCGTCGGCTCCACGGAGAAGGCGGCTGAGCTCGGCGACCGGGCCTGGCACGAGCTGCTGGAGAAGCACAACGCCGTGGTCCGGCGGGAGCTGGACCGCTTCGGGGGCCTGGAGGTCGACACGGCAGGAGACGGCTTCTTCGCGACGTTCGACGGTCCGGCACGGGCGGTGCGCTGCGCCTGCGCGGTCGCCGAGGCGGTGCGCGCACTGGGGCTCGCCACGCGCGCCGGGGTGCACACCGGCGAGGTCGAGCTGGTCGACGGCACGGTGCGCGGCATCGCCGTCCACATCGGCGCGCGCATCGCGGCCGAGGCCGGCCCCGGGGAGGTGCTCACGTCCAGCACGGTGAAGGACCTGGTGGCGGGCTCCGGGCTCCGGTTCCGGGAGCGGGGTGCCGCGCAGCTGAAGGGCGTCCCCGGTACGTGGCAGAATTACCTCGTGGAGCCGTGA
- a CDS encoding class I SAM-dependent methyltransferase: protein MDDDAVDPASEYVLGSTDPEMARLAAISRVYGPLTGAWLDAAGVRPGMRVADLGCGPGDVALAAARRVGPTGSVVGVDDAVRPLERARRRAADEQLATVTFEQGDVLNWAPAEPLDAIVGRFILMHLPDPVAAVVRAAELVRPGGIVAFADVALTTRGALPELPLLTAYLGWLLETLRRAGRPVDMALRLAAVFAAAGLPDPVLTSAAPAERGGDAVGWSIVAGDLTSLLPVIERTGVATAAEIGPDTFEQRLRAQAAAQDAVLLNPLVVGASARVRR, encoded by the coding sequence ATGGACGACGACGCTGTCGACCCCGCCTCCGAGTACGTCCTCGGCTCGACCGATCCGGAGATGGCCCGGCTGGCCGCCATCTCCCGGGTGTACGGCCCGCTGACCGGCGCCTGGCTGGACGCCGCCGGGGTGCGGCCCGGGATGCGGGTGGCCGACCTGGGGTGCGGCCCCGGCGACGTCGCACTTGCTGCCGCGCGGCGGGTCGGGCCGACCGGCTCGGTGGTGGGGGTGGACGACGCCGTCCGACCGCTCGAGCGGGCCCGCCGCCGGGCGGCGGACGAGCAGCTGGCGACGGTCACCTTCGAGCAGGGCGACGTGCTCAACTGGGCGCCGGCCGAGCCGCTGGACGCCATCGTCGGCCGGTTCATCCTGATGCACCTGCCCGACCCGGTCGCCGCGGTCGTTCGAGCCGCGGAGCTGGTGCGGCCGGGCGGGATCGTCGCCTTCGCCGACGTCGCGCTGACCACCCGCGGCGCGCTGCCGGAGCTGCCCCTGCTGACGGCGTACCTCGGGTGGCTCCTCGAGACGTTGCGGCGGGCCGGCCGGCCGGTCGACATGGCCCTGCGGCTGGCCGCGGTCTTCGCCGCGGCTGGGCTGCCCGACCCGGTGCTCACCTCCGCCGCCCCGGCCGAGCGGGGCGGCGACGCCGTCGGCTGGTCGATCGTCGCCGGCGACCTCACGAGCCTGCTGCCGGTGATCGAGCGGACCGGCGTCGCGACGGCAGCCGAGATCGGGCCCGACACCTTCGAGCAGCGGTTGCGGGCGCAGGCGGCCGCGCAGGACGCGGTGCTGCTGAACCCGCTCGTCGTCGGCGCCTCCGCGCGCGTGCGCCGATGA